From a region of the Candidatus Pelagibacter sp. FZCC0015 genome:
- a CDS encoding quaternary amine ABC transporter ATP-binding protein, translated as MSETVIKCESVYKIFGENAKKMLEESNGNVDAKTFQEKGCIVGVNNASFEVAKGEMLVVMGLSGSGKSTLLRCISRLTDATGGKIFIEGQDLLELNNKELIELRRNKMGMVFQSFALLPHKTVVENIAFPLQIKGTNTDESISRAMEMVKLVGLDGRENYFPRELSGGQQQRVGIARSLAVEPDIWFLDEPFSALDPLIRKEMQDEFLRLQEKLQKTIMFITHDFDEALKLADRIAIMKDGIIEQLDTPANIVLNPATEYVRKFTEEVPREKVLIIEDVMDASSKDNLGDLKVSKDEIIENVAEKILTQEKLVGVVDSNNNIVGSIKPSKIIDTVFGGRNNGS; from the coding sequence ATGTCTGAGACTGTAATCAAATGCGAGTCGGTTTATAAAATTTTTGGAGAAAATGCCAAAAAGATGCTTGAAGAATCTAACGGAAATGTAGATGCAAAAACTTTTCAAGAAAAAGGATGTATAGTTGGAGTTAACAATGCTTCTTTTGAAGTTGCAAAAGGAGAAATGTTAGTAGTAATGGGTTTGTCTGGCTCAGGTAAATCAACACTTCTTAGATGTATTTCAAGATTAACGGATGCTACCGGTGGAAAAATTTTTATCGAAGGTCAAGATTTATTAGAATTAAACAATAAAGAGCTTATTGAGCTTAGAAGAAATAAAATGGGAATGGTGTTTCAAAGCTTTGCATTGTTGCCTCATAAAACAGTTGTTGAAAACATTGCTTTCCCATTGCAGATCAAAGGCACTAATACTGATGAGAGCATTAGTAGAGCAATGGAAATGGTAAAGCTAGTTGGACTTGATGGAAGAGAAAACTATTTTCCAAGAGAGCTTTCAGGTGGACAACAACAAAGGGTAGGGATCGCAAGATCATTAGCTGTGGAACCAGATATATGGTTTTTAGACGAACCTTTTTCTGCTTTAGACCCATTGATAAGAAAAGAAATGCAGGATGAGTTTTTAAGACTTCAGGAAAAATTACAAAAAACAATTATGTTCATTACCCATGATTTTGATGAGGCCTTGAAGTTAGCTGATCGTATAGCGATTATGAAAGATGGTATAATTGAACAATTAGACACTCCTGCAAACATTGTATTAAATCCTGCAACAGAATATGTAAGAAAGTTTACTGAAGAAGTACCGAGGGAGAAAGTTTTGATTATTGAGGATGTAATGGATGCTTCAAGTAAAGATAATTTAGGAGATTTAAAAGTATCAAAAGATGAAATTATAGAAAATGTTGCAGAGAAAATACTTACTCAAGAAAAATTAGTAGGAGTAGTTGATTCAAATAATAATATTGTAGGATCAATTAAACCTTCAAAAATAATTGATACAGTTTTTGGAGGAAGAAACAACGGTAGTTAA